A region of Brevinema andersonii DNA encodes the following proteins:
- a CDS encoding aldose epimerase family protein — MQKTFFGRLCNGTDVYCYTLKNQYITAKILNYGAIIKELLIRERNTVLGYNTLAEYETDSYYLGAVIGRVAGRISDGQLIVSDQTYQLEQNNGNNHLHGGNQGFHKKVWSVLEYSSDKISLTYHSLHMEENYPGNVDIVIEYRLEGTTFILEYQAQSDRETVINLTNHSYFNLGDRLEDISQHFLQINAEQFYILDANYIPKELSFVNDTPFDFRKLHRIQERLSQPHEQLSFARGYDHLFVLQEIEPQVILLSPDQNLMLCASTNQKYMIFYTGNFLGTDNTSFICRQGLCLEMQSINQFGLISINPAVLYHHITKWNFQSR; from the coding sequence ATGCAAAAAACGTTTTTTGGTCGACTTTGCAACGGCACGGATGTATATTGTTATACTTTGAAAAATCAGTATATAACAGCAAAAATTCTCAATTATGGTGCGATTATTAAGGAACTATTGATTAGAGAAAGAAATACTGTTTTAGGTTACAATACCTTAGCGGAATATGAAACAGATTCATACTATCTTGGTGCTGTTATAGGACGTGTTGCTGGAAGAATTTCAGATGGCCAGTTAATCGTTTCGGATCAGACATATCAACTTGAGCAAAATAATGGTAATAATCATCTTCATGGCGGGAATCAAGGATTTCATAAAAAAGTTTGGAGTGTGTTGGAATATTCGTCAGATAAAATCAGCTTGACTTATCATTCGTTGCATATGGAAGAAAATTATCCTGGCAATGTTGATATAGTTATTGAGTACAGGCTTGAAGGTACAACTTTTATTTTGGAATATCAAGCCCAATCTGATAGAGAAACCGTAATAAATTTAACAAATCATTCTTATTTTAATCTTGGTGATAGGCTTGAAGATATTTCCCAGCACTTTCTTCAAATTAACGCTGAGCAATTTTACATCCTTGATGCTAATTATATTCCTAAAGAACTATCTTTTGTTAACGACACCCCTTTTGATTTTCGAAAATTACATAGGATTCAGGAAAGATTATCTCAACCTCATGAACAATTGTCATTTGCAAGAGGCTATGATCATTTATTTGTTCTGCAAGAAATTGAACCTCAAGTTATTTTGTTGTCTCCCGATCAAAATCTTATGCTTTGTGCCTCGACAAATCAAAAATACATGATTTTTTATACAGGAAACTTTCTAGGGACTGATAATACTTCATTTATATGCCGACAAGGTCTATGCTTAGAAATGCAGTCTATTAATCAATTTGGTCTTATATCTATAAATCCTGCTGTACTTTATCATCACATTACAAAATGGAATTTCCAAAGTAGATAA